Proteins from a genomic interval of Dunckerocampus dactyliophorus isolate RoL2022-P2 chromosome 5, RoL_Ddac_1.1, whole genome shotgun sequence:
- the edc3 gene encoding enhancer of mRNA-decapping protein 3: MAADWLGSLVSINCGPTLGVYQGEVSSVDQSCQTISLRQPFHNGVKCPVPEVTFSAIDIKELKILDIRNGSTQNSFLVSTSANSTPVAVPKGDPRTVDAVNSPQHFSKSYGERHLDVPKGFRRRHNSWSSSSRTANQVTPKKNGVKNGSSQMKQRDDECFGDGMDGGLDADFDFEGNLALFDKAAIFSEIDTSERRNGVRSRGTPQEQTPSRYRHDENILEGKPVVYRQITVPQPGAKEYCTDSGLVVPCLSYDLHKRLLLVAERHGLTLERRLEMTGVCASQMALTLLGGPNRFTPKNLHQRPTVALLCGPHVQGAQGISCGRHLANHEVEVILFLPNFVKMVDSVTSELTLFNKTGGKQVSNIKDLPDTPVDLIINCLDCHENTFLMDQPWYRAAADWANQNRAPVLSIDPPVSGRGPAVEAKWSLSLCLPLHLAEGAGRVYLCDIGIPRQVFQEVGIKYHSPFGCKFVIPLHSA, translated from the exons ATGGCTGCGGATTGGCTGGGTAGTTTGGTGTCAATAAATTGTGGACCGACACTAGGCGTCTATCAGGGAGAGGTATCATCAGTGGACCAGTCCTGTCAAACGATATCTCTTCGACAACCTTTTCACAATGGCGTCAAGTGCCCGGTTCCAGAGGTCACATTCAG TGCCATTGACATAAAGGAGCTAAAGATCTTGGATATCAGAAATGGAAGTACTCAGAACAGCTTTCTAGTGTCGACCAGCGCAAATAGTACCCCAGTTGCAGTTCCAAAAGGTGACCCTAGAACTGTAGATGCTGTGAACTCTCCACAACACTTTTCAAAAAGCTATGGAGAACGCCACCTGGATGTCCCTAAGGGCTTTAGACGAAGACACAACTCGT GGTCATCTAGCAGTCGAACTGCAAACCAAGTCACCCCCAAGAAGAACGGGGTGAAAAACGGTAGCAGTCAGATGAAGCAACGGGACGATGAGTGTTTTGGTGATGGAATGGACGGTGGCCTGGACGCAGACTTTGATTTTGAAGGAAACTTGGCCCTCTTTGACAAGGCGGCAATTTTTTCAGAGATTGACACGTCAGAGCGTCGTAATGGGGTGAGATCACGAGGTACACCTCAGGAGCAAACACCCTCACGGTACCGCCACGATGAGAACATTCTAGAGGGCAAACCTGTAGTGTACAGGCAGATCACAGTACCACAGCCTGGGGCCAAAGAATACTGCACTG ACTCTGGACTTGTTGTACCCTGTTTATCATATGATCTGCACAAGCGTCTGCTGTTAGTCGCGGAGCGTCATGGCCTCACTTTGGAGCGACGACTTGAGATGACTGGGGTGTGTGCTAGTCAGATGGCCCTCACGTTGCTGGGTGGGCCAAACAG ATTCACTCCAAAAAATTTACACCAACGTCCCACTGTGGCACTGCTGTGTGGCCCACATGTTCAGGGTGCTCAGGGCATTAGTTGTGGTCGTCACCTGGCCAACCACGAAGTTGAGGTCATCCTGTTCCTTCCTAACTTTGTCAAGATGGTAGACTCGGTCACCAGCGAGCTGACGCTCTTCAATAAGACGGGTGGGAAACAAGTATCAAATATCAAAG ACCTGCCAGACACCCCAGTGGATCTTATCATCAACTGCCTGGACTGCCATGAGAACACATTCCTGATGGATCAGCCTTGGTACAGAGCCGCTGCAGACTGGGCTAATCAGAACCGTGCACCAGTACTCAGCATAGACCCTCCTGTTAGTGGACGGGGACCGGCAGTGGAGGCCAAATGGTCCCTCTCCCTTTGCCTCCCCCTTCACTTAGCAGAGGGGGCTGGCAGGGTTTACCTGTGCGACATAGGTATCCCCCGTCAGGtcttccaagaagtgggaatcAAGTACCATTCTCCTTTTGGGTGCAAATTCGTCATCCCTCTGCACTCAGCGTAA